One Candidatus Binatia bacterium DNA window includes the following coding sequences:
- the tilS gene encoding tRNA(Ile)-lysidine synthase: MGPDAFLRRVAETIRRHGMAAPGDSVLAAVSGGPDSLALLVALVELAPMLGLRVGAAHFQHGLRGEESEEDERFVRSVAERLGVPFRAGRWRERREGSRANLEEEARKARYSFLLETARSDGWTRVATGHTLDDQAETVLLRILRGTGIRGLAGIQPVRPDGVVRPLLEVRRQEVDDFLRKRGLVPRSDSSNRDPSRPRNRLRHELLPFLATFQPRVAERLALLAEAARGEAELEDWALGELRKTGLAEDERLPRKVLASLPGSVRLVLLRAWLLERRGHLRGLSARHWRALAALADRAGEIHLPGGGRVVREQEGLRYVTARVGGEAEDGGVPKVLSPGSVVEWVDGWVLEASEVSPYGSGRGRDLPRDLWEAVLDADGVGFPLEIRSFARGERVRPLNLGGSRKVSDVFVDRKVSRFLRSAWPVVAAAEGIVWIPGVVRSEVAKVTARTRRVVRIRAIGPG; the protein is encoded by the coding sequence ATGGGACCGGACGCTTTCCTGCGCCGCGTCGCCGAAACCATTCGGCGCCACGGTATGGCCGCCCCGGGAGATTCCGTTCTCGCCGCCGTGTCGGGAGGGCCCGATTCGCTCGCTTTGCTCGTCGCCCTCGTGGAGCTGGCTCCGATGCTCGGCCTCCGCGTGGGAGCCGCTCATTTCCAGCACGGCCTGCGGGGGGAAGAAAGCGAGGAGGACGAACGGTTCGTTCGCTCGGTGGCCGAGCGGCTCGGCGTGCCGTTCCGCGCGGGTCGCTGGCGCGAGAGGCGCGAGGGAAGCCGAGCCAATCTCGAGGAAGAAGCGCGGAAGGCGCGCTACTCCTTTCTCCTCGAGACGGCACGCAGCGACGGGTGGACGCGCGTGGCCACGGGTCACACCCTCGACGACCAGGCGGAAACCGTCCTCCTGAGGATCCTTCGGGGGACGGGCATCCGCGGCCTCGCAGGCATCCAACCGGTGCGACCCGACGGTGTCGTCCGGCCTCTTCTCGAGGTGCGACGGCAGGAGGTCGACGACTTTCTCCGGAAGCGGGGCCTCGTGCCGAGAAGCGACTCCTCCAATCGGGATCCGAGCCGGCCGCGAAACCGTCTTCGACACGAGCTGCTGCCCTTTCTGGCGACGTTCCAGCCCCGGGTGGCGGAAAGACTCGCGCTTCTCGCCGAAGCCGCGCGCGGCGAGGCCGAGCTCGAGGACTGGGCCCTCGGCGAGCTCCGAAAGACCGGGCTCGCGGAGGACGAAAGGCTCCCCCGGAAGGTTCTCGCGAGTCTGCCAGGGTCGGTCCGCCTCGTGCTTCTGCGCGCGTGGCTTCTCGAACGCCGGGGGCATCTCCGGGGTCTCTCGGCCCGCCACTGGCGCGCCCTCGCAGCTCTCGCGGACCGGGCCGGGGAAATCCACCTGCCCGGTGGCGGTCGCGTGGTCCGGGAGCAGGAAGGTTTGCGTTACGTGACGGCGCGGGTAGGGGGCGAAGCCGAGGACGGGGGGGTGCCGAAGGTCCTCTCGCCGGGTTCGGTCGTCGAGTGGGTCGACGGCTGGGTGCTCGAGGCGAGCGAGGTGTCGCCCTACGGCTCCGGGCGCGGGCGTGACCTGCCCCGCGATCTCTGGGAAGCCGTGCTCGATGCGGACGGCGTGGGATTCCCACTCGAGATCCGGTCCTTCGCGCGGGGCGAGCGGGTCCGCCCCCTGAACCTGGGCGGGAGCCGCAAGGTGTCCGACGTGTTCGTGGACCGCAAGGTTTCGCGGTTTCTCCGGAGCGCCTGGCCCGTCGTGGCGGCCGCCGAGGGCATCGTGTGGATTCCGGGCGTCGTGAGATCCGAAGTCGCGAAAGTGACCGCTCGAACGCGCCGTGTCGTTCGGATCCGCGCGATCGGGCCCGGTTGA
- the ftsH-2 gene encoding ATP-dependent zinc metalloprotease FtsH: MNQASRKIALGLLLCLMFASLYSVFTRQQGPQPEVIYSDFVSRLERGDVSEVVVQGQQVYGRFHNGERFRTYVPENADLIPALLEKGVRVTAKPEEGEPWYVVLFVQWFPMLLLIGVWIFFMRQMQIGGGKAMAFGKSRAKLLSENQQRVTFDDVAGIDEAKEEVQEIIAFLKDPKKFTRLGGRIPKGVLVVGAPGTGKTLLAKAIAGEAGVPFFSISGSDFVEMFVGVGASRVRDLFVQGKKNAPCIIFIDEIDAVGRHRGAGLGGGHDEREQTLNQLLVEMDGFESNEGVILIAATNRPDVLDPALLRPGRFDRRVVVPRPDVKGREGILRVHLRRVPIDDDVDIGLLARGTPGFAGADLENLVNEAALLAARQNKDKVSMADFEKAKDKVLMGSERKSMIISLEERRNTAYHEAGHALVAKLIPGADPVHKVTIIPRGMALGVTQQLPIDERHTYSKEYLEARLAINFGGRAAEEIALGHQTTGAGDDLEKATDLARRMVCEWGMSEKLGPMTFGKKEEQIFLGRDFTQVQDYSEQTAVEIDNEVRRILMTAYERAKTLLCENRELLDRIAEALLEKESLDGAEIDEIIRAYRAEKEKGSAAAAAGAEA, encoded by the coding sequence GTGAACCAAGCGTCACGAAAAATCGCCCTCGGACTTCTCCTCTGCCTCATGTTCGCCTCGCTGTACAGCGTGTTCACGCGACAGCAGGGGCCGCAGCCGGAAGTGATCTACAGCGACTTCGTCTCGCGACTCGAACGGGGAGACGTGAGCGAGGTCGTCGTCCAGGGCCAGCAGGTCTACGGGCGCTTCCACAACGGCGAACGTTTCCGGACCTACGTGCCGGAAAACGCCGACCTGATCCCCGCTCTGCTCGAAAAGGGCGTGCGGGTGACGGCCAAACCCGAGGAGGGGGAACCCTGGTACGTCGTGCTCTTCGTGCAGTGGTTCCCGATGCTCCTTCTGATCGGCGTCTGGATTTTCTTCATGCGCCAGATGCAGATCGGCGGCGGCAAGGCCATGGCATTCGGGAAGAGCCGGGCCAAGCTTCTCAGCGAGAACCAGCAGAGGGTCACGTTCGACGACGTCGCCGGCATCGACGAAGCCAAAGAAGAAGTCCAGGAAATCATCGCCTTCCTCAAGGACCCGAAGAAGTTCACGAGGCTCGGGGGGAGGATCCCGAAGGGAGTCCTGGTCGTGGGTGCTCCGGGGACCGGAAAGACGCTGCTGGCCAAGGCCATCGCGGGCGAGGCCGGGGTACCCTTCTTTTCCATCAGCGGTTCGGACTTCGTCGAAATGTTCGTCGGCGTCGGCGCGTCCCGGGTCCGGGATCTCTTCGTCCAGGGAAAGAAGAACGCACCCTGTATCATCTTCATCGACGAGATCGACGCCGTCGGGCGCCACCGCGGGGCCGGGCTCGGAGGAGGGCACGACGAGCGGGAGCAGACGCTCAACCAGCTTCTCGTCGAGATGGACGGGTTCGAGTCGAACGAAGGTGTCATTCTGATCGCGGCCACCAACCGGCCCGACGTGCTCGATCCTGCGCTCCTGCGTCCCGGCCGCTTCGACCGGCGGGTCGTGGTGCCGCGGCCCGACGTGAAGGGGCGGGAGGGAATCCTGCGGGTCCATCTGCGGCGGGTGCCGATCGACGACGACGTGGACATCGGGCTGCTCGCGAGGGGCACGCCGGGCTTCGCCGGGGCCGACCTCGAAAACCTCGTGAACGAAGCGGCTCTGCTCGCGGCCCGGCAGAACAAGGACAAGGTGTCCATGGCCGACTTCGAAAAGGCCAAGGACAAGGTCCTGATGGGGTCCGAGCGCAAGAGCATGATCATCAGCCTCGAGGAGCGGAGGAACACGGCTTACCACGAGGCCGGGCACGCGCTCGTGGCGAAACTGATCCCGGGCGCGGACCCCGTGCACAAGGTGACGATCATCCCGCGCGGCATGGCCCTCGGCGTGACGCAGCAGCTCCCGATCGACGAGCGCCACACCTATTCCAAGGAATATCTCGAAGCTCGCCTCGCCATCAATTTCGGGGGCCGAGCGGCCGAGGAGATCGCCCTCGGGCATCAGACGACCGGAGCCGGGGACGACCTCGAGAAGGCGACGGACCTCGCGCGCCGGATGGTCTGCGAGTGGGGGATGAGCGAGAAACTCGGCCCCATGACGTTCGGGAAGAAAGAAGAGCAGATCTTTCTCGGCCGCGACTTCACGCAGGTCCAGGACTACTCCGAGCAGACGGCGGTCGAGATCGACAACGAAGTCCGTCGCATTCTGATGACCGCTTACGAGCGCGCGAAGACCCTGCTCTGCGAGAACCGCGAACTCCTCGATCGCATCGCCGAAGCGCTCCTCGAGAAAGAATCCCTGGACGGCGCCGAGATCGACGAGATCATCCGGGCGTATCGGGCCGAAAAGGAAAAAGGCTCGGCGGCGGCCGCCGCGGGAGCGGAGGCCTGA
- a CDS encoding membrane protein gives MLDLFRHFRLLDLADIGIIAFLIYRIILLVRGTRAAQMLLGLAVVFLAYLGAQSLQLYTLNWILDNFLSSILLVIVVIFQNDIRRALAQVGSRWFPGRERRLETQDVEEVTRAAAGLASKKIGALIVVEREVGLNEYIEIGTRLDACVSRELINSIFLPGSPIHDGALVIQKGRITAAGCILPLTTNPHVSRTLGTRHRAAIGLTEETDAVAIVVSEEDGKISLVCEGKITRDLDPGTLRSTLQQLLG, from the coding sequence GTGCTTGACCTCTTCCGGCACTTTCGCCTGCTCGACCTCGCCGACATCGGGATCATCGCCTTTCTGATCTACCGGATCATCCTGCTCGTCCGGGGCACGCGAGCCGCACAGATGCTGCTCGGCTTGGCGGTCGTGTTCCTCGCGTACCTGGGAGCGCAGTCCTTGCAGCTCTACACGCTGAACTGGATCCTCGACAATTTCCTGAGCTCCATCCTGCTCGTGATCGTCGTCATCTTCCAGAACGACATCCGGAGAGCCCTGGCACAGGTCGGAAGCCGCTGGTTCCCCGGCCGGGAACGGCGGCTCGAAACACAGGACGTCGAAGAAGTCACGCGCGCCGCCGCCGGGCTCGCGAGCAAGAAAATCGGCGCCCTCATCGTCGTGGAGCGGGAGGTGGGACTCAACGAGTACATCGAAATCGGCACGCGGCTCGACGCTTGCGTGAGCCGGGAACTCATCAACAGCATCTTCCTTCCCGGTTCGCCGATCCACGACGGTGCCCTGGTGATCCAGAAGGGGAGGATCACGGCAGCGGGCTGCATCCTGCCCCTGACGACGAACCCGCACGTGAGCCGCACGCTCGGGACGCGGCACCGGGCCGCCATCGGCCTCACCGAGGAGACGGACGCCGTCGCGATCGTCGTGTCCGAGGAGGACGGGAAAATCTCGCTGGTCTGCGAGGGCAAGATCACGAGGGACCTCGACCCCGGAACGTTGCGGAGCACGCTGCAGCAGCTTCTCGGATGA
- the glmM gene encoding phosphoglucosamine mutase, with the protein MRDRTEPLFGTDGIRGVANRYPMTPEVAVTLGRALVRQLESRAANTVTVVVGRDTRLSSPMLEAALAAGVASGGGTVRLAGCIPTAAVSFLTAELRASAGAVVSASHNPFHDNGIKLFDERGFKLSAQAERNLEELLANPVPEEDWPHGALVGRIESLADAAERYAGFARSRLAGASPLAGLRLVVDCAHGAASGIAPRVFSDLGARVHVVGAEPDGTNINEGCGTQHIGTLRAEVLRVGADGGVAFDGDADRVLLVDEEGEVVDGDHVLFVLAEALSGRGRLARNVVVGTSMSNLGLELGLRSLGIEFVRVPVGDRNVVEELRRRGGVLGGEPSGHVVQLHVLPTGDGLLTALAMLERAVETGRRWSEWRRRIVKYPQVLRSVPVRRRLPLDEVAELRGAIRAAEASLGNPSRVVVRYSGTEPVLRIMVEGDSAETVRAVADELASVAERCLA; encoded by the coding sequence ATGAGGGACCGGACCGAGCCGCTTTTCGGTACGGACGGGATCCGCGGCGTCGCCAACCGCTACCCGATGACGCCGGAGGTCGCGGTGACGCTCGGGCGGGCGCTCGTCCGGCAGCTCGAGTCTCGTGCGGCGAACACCGTCACGGTCGTCGTGGGACGGGACACACGGCTCTCGAGCCCGATGCTCGAGGCGGCCCTGGCGGCAGGGGTGGCGTCGGGGGGCGGGACGGTCCGGCTCGCGGGTTGCATTCCCACGGCCGCCGTCTCCTTCTTGACGGCCGAGCTGCGGGCGTCCGCGGGAGCCGTCGTCTCGGCTTCCCACAACCCTTTCCACGACAACGGCATCAAGCTTTTCGACGAGCGAGGCTTCAAGCTTTCGGCGCAAGCCGAGCGGAACCTCGAGGAGCTTCTCGCGAACCCCGTGCCCGAAGAGGACTGGCCGCACGGGGCGCTCGTGGGTCGAATCGAGTCCCTCGCGGACGCCGCGGAGCGGTACGCCGGCTTCGCGAGATCTCGCCTCGCGGGGGCGTCTCCTCTCGCGGGGCTACGCCTGGTCGTCGACTGCGCCCACGGCGCGGCGTCCGGGATCGCTCCCCGTGTTTTTTCCGACCTGGGGGCACGGGTGCACGTCGTGGGCGCCGAGCCCGACGGGACGAACATCAACGAAGGTTGCGGCACGCAGCACATCGGGACGCTTCGAGCCGAGGTTCTACGAGTGGGCGCGGACGGTGGGGTGGCTTTCGACGGAGACGCCGATCGGGTGCTCTTGGTGGACGAGGAGGGCGAGGTGGTCGACGGCGATCACGTTCTTTTCGTTCTCGCCGAAGCTCTCTCCGGTCGGGGCCGCCTCGCCCGGAACGTCGTCGTCGGTACTTCGATGAGCAACCTCGGTCTCGAACTCGGTCTCCGCTCGCTCGGGATCGAGTTCGTCCGCGTCCCGGTGGGAGACCGCAACGTGGTCGAGGAACTCCGTCGGCGGGGTGGGGTTCTCGGAGGAGAGCCTTCGGGACACGTGGTGCAACTGCACGTTCTGCCGACCGGGGACGGGCTGCTGACGGCCCTCGCGATGCTCGAACGGGCCGTCGAGACGGGGCGTCGCTGGAGCGAGTGGAGGCGTCGGATCGTGAAGTACCCGCAGGTCCTGCGAAGCGTGCCGGTCCGCCGCAGGCTACCGCTCGACGAAGTGGCGGAACTCCGCGGGGCCATCCGGGCGGCGGAAGCTTCGCTCGGGAATCCTTCCCGCGTGGTGGTCCGCTACTCGGGAACCGAGCCCGTCCTGCGCATCATGGTCGAAGGAGACTCCGCCGAAACGGTACGCGCCGTCGCGGACGAACTCGCCTCGGTCGCGGAGCGTTGTCTCGCATGA
- the pdxJ gene encoding pyridoxine 5'-phosphate synthase, with amino-acid sequence MIRLGVNIDHVATVRQARRSTYPDILTAAALAERGGADGITVHLREDRRHIQDADVDALRRNVRTKLNLEMAPVPEMVEKACSVRPDDVCLVPERREELTTEGGLDVVGQRELLREVLRRLRATGIRVSLFVDPVPDQIRAARELEAEAVELHTGAYAEASGEQRRHELERLRRAAAEARRLGLEVHAGHGLNLENVRPVAAIPEVVELNIGHSIVARALFVGLEEAVREMKVAIAAARK; translated from the coding sequence ATGATCCGGCTCGGCGTCAACATCGACCACGTGGCCACCGTCCGACAGGCCCGACGGTCCACGTACCCGGACATTCTCACGGCAGCGGCGCTCGCCGAGCGGGGGGGTGCGGACGGAATCACGGTCCATCTCCGGGAGGATCGGCGGCACATCCAGGACGCGGACGTCGACGCGCTGCGCCGGAACGTGCGGACGAAGTTGAACCTCGAGATGGCGCCGGTCCCCGAAATGGTGGAGAAAGCCTGCTCGGTCCGACCCGACGACGTGTGCCTGGTACCGGAAAGGCGCGAGGAGCTCACCACCGAGGGCGGGCTCGACGTCGTCGGCCAGAGGGAACTCCTGCGCGAGGTCCTGCGCAGGCTCCGTGCGACCGGAATTCGGGTGAGTCTTTTCGTCGACCCCGTCCCGGATCAGATCCGTGCCGCGCGGGAGCTCGAAGCGGAGGCGGTCGAACTTCACACCGGGGCGTACGCCGAGGCTTCGGGCGAACAGCGCCGGCACGAGCTCGAACGTCTCCGCCGTGCCGCGGCGGAAGCCCGGCGACTCGGCCTCGAAGTTCACGCCGGACACGGGCTCAACCTCGAGAACGTGCGCCCCGTCGCGGCGATCCCCGAAGTGGTGGAACTCAACATCGGCCACAGCATCGTGGCACGAGCACTCTTCGTCGGCTTGGAGGAAGCGGTCCGCGAAATGAAGGTCGCGATCGCCGCGGCCCGGAAGTGA
- the yjeF gene encoding bifunctional NAD(P)H-hydrate repair enzyme, which yields MLLVTAEEMRRLDRLAIETFGVPGYTLMRRAGTGAARFLLERVPRSLLRRGVLVLAGKGNNGGDGFVVASVLRKRKVPVRVGLLGRAERLDGDAARAMAAYRKEGGKIFEWPDASCRSALVAEAEKAGVLVDAVFGTGLRGPVSGWFAEALEACRSASRPVFAVDIPSGLDADRGVPLGPVLPARWTATFGFAKVGQVVFPGAELVGELRVVDIGIPEQAVREVAPRQRLLEASEIARHVPRRRMGAHKGDAGHVWVVAGSRGKTGAARLAALGALRAGAGLVTVASPRSQQPIVASSLLEAMTEGLEEEGGRLAFRSEEWEAGLEGKRAVVFGPGIGTHEAAESALRWLLENSPVPLVVDADGLTCLARDPSWLASARAPVVLTPHPGEMARLLGSTTAEVQSDRVGVARSFARTHGAWVVLKGARTVVAEPDGFVSVNPTGNPAMASGGMGDVLAGIVGAFLAQGLPPSEAACLAVFVHGMAGDRLAREKGPIGILASEVADGLPGCLAELVSENPLR from the coding sequence ATGCTCCTCGTCACGGCCGAGGAAATGCGCCGGCTCGACCGGCTCGCGATCGAAACGTTCGGGGTTCCGGGCTATACCCTCATGCGCCGGGCGGGCACGGGCGCTGCGCGGTTTCTCCTCGAACGGGTGCCTCGCAGCCTCCTGCGGCGAGGGGTTCTGGTGTTGGCTGGAAAGGGGAACAACGGGGGGGACGGCTTCGTCGTGGCTTCCGTCCTGCGGAAGCGGAAGGTTCCGGTTCGGGTCGGCCTCCTCGGGCGCGCCGAACGACTGGACGGGGACGCCGCGCGCGCGATGGCGGCCTACCGGAAAGAGGGAGGGAAAATTTTCGAGTGGCCCGATGCATCGTGCCGATCCGCGCTGGTGGCGGAAGCGGAGAAAGCGGGCGTCCTCGTGGACGCCGTCTTCGGGACGGGGCTCCGGGGGCCCGTAAGCGGTTGGTTCGCGGAGGCGCTGGAGGCGTGCCGCTCGGCCTCCCGCCCCGTCTTCGCCGTCGACATCCCCTCGGGGCTCGACGCCGACCGGGGCGTGCCGCTCGGGCCCGTCCTGCCCGCCCGCTGGACCGCCACGTTCGGCTTCGCCAAGGTGGGGCAGGTGGTGTTCCCGGGGGCGGAACTCGTAGGGGAGTTGCGAGTCGTGGACATCGGGATTCCGGAGCAGGCCGTCCGAGAGGTCGCACCGCGGCAACGACTCCTCGAAGCTTCCGAGATCGCGCGGCACGTCCCCCGGCGGCGGATGGGGGCGCACAAGGGGGACGCAGGGCACGTGTGGGTCGTGGCCGGAAGCAGGGGTAAGACCGGAGCGGCGAGACTCGCCGCCCTGGGCGCGCTCCGCGCCGGAGCAGGGCTCGTGACCGTGGCGTCCCCGAGAAGCCAGCAACCGATCGTCGCTTCCTCGCTTCTCGAGGCCATGACCGAGGGCCTCGAAGAAGAGGGCGGAAGGCTCGCCTTCCGGTCCGAGGAGTGGGAGGCGGGACTCGAGGGAAAACGGGCCGTCGTTTTCGGGCCGGGAATCGGGACGCACGAGGCGGCGGAATCGGCCCTCCGCTGGCTTCTCGAGAACTCCCCGGTGCCGCTCGTCGTCGACGCCGACGGTCTCACTTGCCTCGCGAGAGACCCCTCCTGGCTCGCCTCGGCTCGCGCGCCCGTCGTCCTGACTCCCCATCCCGGCGAGATGGCCCGACTTCTCGGCTCGACGACAGCCGAGGTTCAGAGCGACAGGGTGGGCGTGGCACGCTCGTTCGCGCGGACGCACGGCGCCTGGGTCGTCCTCAAGGGAGCTCGCACCGTGGTGGCCGAACCCGACGGTTTCGTGTCGGTGAATCCCACGGGAAACCCCGCGATGGCCTCCGGGGGAATGGGGGACGTGCTCGCGGGCATCGTCGGGGCTTTTCTCGCCCAGGGGCTCCCTCCGTCCGAGGCTGCCTGCCTCGCGGTTTTCGTTCACGGGATGGCGGGCGACCGCCTCGCCCGAGAGAAGGGGCCGATCGGGATCCTGGCCTCGGAAGTCGCCGACGGCTTGCCCGGGTGTCTCGCCGAACTCGTCTCGGAAAACCCGCTCCGATGA
- a CDS encoding tRNA (adenosine(37)-N6)-threonylcarbamoyltransferase complex ATPase subunit type 1 TsaE encodes MTLERRTRSDEETRLLAGRLAEFLSPGDILGLVGPLGAGKTTFVRGLARGLGVRPEEVQSPSFTLLRTYRGGRFPLHHLDLFRIDLRPEDRLSLREFLYGDGVCVIEWFDRFGEEIERLEVRIAYGEGEDRLFRLEPFGDRPAEILRAFDSSWR; translated from the coding sequence ATGACGCTCGAGAGACGCACACGCTCGGACGAAGAAACACGACTGCTGGCCGGAAGGCTCGCGGAGTTTCTCTCGCCCGGTGACATCCTGGGCCTCGTCGGGCCGCTCGGTGCCGGAAAGACGACCTTCGTCCGCGGGCTGGCACGAGGACTCGGGGTGCGTCCCGAGGAGGTGCAGAGCCCGTCCTTCACGTTGCTCCGCACCTATCGGGGAGGGCGATTCCCGCTTCACCACCTCGATCTCTTCCGGATCGACCTCCGGCCCGAGGACCGGCTCTCGCTCCGGGAGTTCTTGTACGGGGACGGCGTTTGCGTCATCGAATGGTTCGACCGGTTCGGGGAAGAAATCGAGCGGCTCGAGGTCCGGATCGCCTACGGCGAGGGTGAAGACCGGCTTTTCCGACTCGAGCCGTTCGGGGACCGGCCGGCCGAGATCCTGCGGGCCTTCGACTCTTCATGGCGCTGA
- a CDS encoding aspartokinase has product MALIVQKYGGTSVANAERIRAVARRVARTAAEGNRLVVVVSAMAGETNRLLALAREVSPSPSERETDVLLATGEQASAALLAMALADLGCRARSFLGHQIRIDTDSAFGRARIRRVDADRILEALERGEIVVAAGFQGVDAEGNITTLGRGGSDTTAVAVAAAIQADVCEIYTDVDGVYTTDPRICPAARKLERISYDEMLELSSLGAKVLQIRSVEFAKRYGVRLHVRSSFSDGPGTWVVPEEAEMEDVVVSGVTLERDEAKLTVQRVPDRPGLAAKIFGAVAQAGIVVDMIIQNVSEDGFTDVTFTVPKADYAKALALIQEVSREIGARGVIPDTDVAKVSIVGLGMRSHAGVAAKMFDVLAREGINIEMISTSEIKISVIVGAKYGELAVRALHEAFLEGRAEAPR; this is encoded by the coding sequence ATGGCGCTGATCGTCCAGAAATACGGGGGCACGTCCGTGGCGAACGCGGAGCGGATTCGGGCCGTGGCTCGCCGTGTCGCGAGGACAGCGGCCGAGGGGAACCGTCTCGTCGTGGTGGTGTCGGCCATGGCAGGCGAGACGAACCGCCTGCTCGCGCTGGCACGCGAAGTCAGTCCCTCGCCCTCCGAGCGCGAGACCGACGTCCTTCTGGCGACGGGCGAGCAGGCTTCGGCGGCCCTGCTCGCCATGGCGCTCGCCGACCTCGGTTGCCGAGCCCGCTCTTTTCTCGGGCACCAGATCCGCATCGACACCGACAGCGCCTTCGGGCGGGCACGCATCCGCCGCGTGGACGCCGACCGGATCCTCGAGGCTCTCGAAAGGGGCGAGATCGTGGTGGCGGCCGGTTTCCAGGGCGTCGACGCGGAGGGGAACATCACGACGCTCGGGCGCGGGGGCAGCGATACGACCGCCGTCGCCGTCGCTGCGGCCATCCAGGCGGACGTGTGCGAAATTTACACGGACGTGGACGGGGTTTACACGACGGATCCCCGGATTTGCCCCGCGGCCCGGAAGCTCGAACGGATCTCGTACGACGAGATGCTTGAACTCTCGAGCCTGGGCGCTAAGGTGCTACAGATCAGGTCCGTCGAGTTCGCCAAACGCTACGGCGTACGCCTCCACGTGCGGTCGAGCTTTTCGGACGGGCCGGGTACGTGGGTCGTTCCCGAGGAAGCCGAGATGGAAGACGTGGTCGTTTCCGGCGTGACGCTCGAGCGCGACGAGGCGAAGCTCACGGTCCAGCGCGTCCCGGATCGTCCGGGGCTCGCGGCGAAGATTTTCGGGGCCGTGGCGCAAGCCGGGATCGTGGTCGACATGATCATCCAGAACGTCAGCGAAGACGGTTTCACGGACGTGACCTTCACGGTCCCCAAGGCCGACTACGCGAAGGCCCTCGCCTTGATCCAGGAGGTGTCGCGGGAAATCGGAGCGCGGGGGGTGATTCCCGACACCGACGTGGCGAAGGTTTCCATCGTCGGGCTCGGGATGCGGAGTCACGCCGGGGTGGCCGCGAAAATGTTCGACGTCCTGGCCCGGGAGGGGATCAACATCGAGATGATCTCGACGTCCGAGATCAAGATTTCCGTCATCGTGGGGGCCAAGTACGGAGAGCTCGCGGTGCGTGCCCTCCACGAGGCTTTCCTCGAGGGTCGGGCCGAGGCGCCGAGATGA